One region of Podospora bellae-mahoneyi strain CBS 112042 chromosome 1 map unlocalized CBS112042p_1.2, whole genome shotgun sequence genomic DNA includes:
- a CDS encoding uncharacterized protein (EggNog:ENOG503PQEZ; COG:S), translating into MPYTLQPIAQWTAIFGPAVYTGITLTHSTTLSLLATSPVLSPPTEEKLLAKQWHLIYRQGPNWVPPIINSAALSNVYLWYNHSQTRLQGGLYLLSAGILWGVLAVTFYYFETGINGACKWRLARLLKDGEGTGKIVIKGMKKRWIIPSVNGHTASEGSKKWGEETGMRELVMEWVRRNQWRWIAVGVAGGISGWASLGRFS; encoded by the exons ATGCCTTACACGCTCCAGCCCATTGCCCAGTGGACGGCCATTTTTGGCCCGGCTGTTTACACCG GAATCACACTAACTCACTCcacaaccctctccctcctcgccacaTCTCCTGTCTTATCTCCCCCAACAGAGGAGAAACTTCTTGCTAAGCAATGGCATCTCATCTACCGCCAGGGCCCGAACTGGGTGCCTCCTATCATCAACTCCGCCGCGCTCTCCAATGTCTACCTCTGGTATAATCACTCCCAAACTCGACTTCAGGGAGGGCTCTATCTGCTTTCTGCTGGAATTCTGTGGGGGGTTCTCGCGGTGACGTTTTACTACTTTGAGACGGGGATCAACGGGGCGTGCAAATGGCGGCTGGCTAGGTTGTtgaaggatggtgagggaaCGGGGAAGATTGTAATcaaggggatgaagaagaggtggaTTATTCCTAGTGTCAACGGGCATACCGCTTCTGAGGGGAGTAAGAaatggggggaggagacgggtatgagggagttggtgatggagtgGGTGAGGAGAAATCAGTGGCGGTGGATTgcggttggggttgctgggggaATCAGTGGGTGGGCTAGTTTGGGGAGGTTCAGttga
- the CYS14 gene encoding Photosystem I iron-sulfur center (COG:P; EggNog:ENOG503NVZY) encodes MAHNTTASRVKRFLGIRPEDELHDADFYDDELYLESEPSAKEALAHLVPTADGIKHYFRELFPFWGWIFHYNLTWLLGDLIAGITVGFVVVPQGMAYAGLANLPPEFGLYTSFVGFFLYWAFATSKDITIGTVAVMSTIVGNIILDIRATQPELEAEVIARALALISGVILLFIGLTRLGFIVEFIPLTAIGAFMTGSAISIAAGQVPTMMGISTVKTREETYKVIINTLKHLGDTRLDAAMGLSALFGLYFIRWFCGFMGQRSPTRSKMWFFISTLRMAFIVILYILVSWLVNRGVSDAKNAKFKILGNVPSGFQHVGAPEINTEILSAIAPHLPVTVIVLLIEHIAISKSFGRVNNYMINPSQELVAIGFSNVFGPFLGGYPATGSFSRTAIKAKAGVRTPLAGIFTAVIVLLALYALTSVFFYIPSASLAAIIIHAVGDLITPPREVYKYWQTSPLEVVIFFAGVFVSIFTSIENGIYVTIAASGAVLLWRIAKSPGSFLGRVQLQHASRDSILKKENVDQSALDGEKHSAYLDLGRRDQSNPQVPITSPYPGVFIYRFNEGLNYVNCARHLDKMTVYIYKHTRRTQLNKYDKIGDRPWNDPGPRRGQVVDTEEIASKPKLKAIILDFSAVNAIDVTAAQALVDLRTQFNKYTDPEAVEWYFAGVTNRWTKRALVAAGFGVDRGHGVERAGGPREDVVAVAGVDPDVTVGRKEKERGSGDVDLEAGHAGSGEKRDEIAPVSSGESRPSGKRLAPIYGVNRPYFHIDVETAVASVVRNLERRRDTEDSSLEVF; translated from the exons ATGgctcacaacaccaccgccagtcGTGTGAAGCGATTCCTTGGGATCCGTCCCGAGGATGAGCTCCATGACGCCGACTTTTACGACGATGAACTCTACCTCGAGTCTGAACCCTCGGCCAAGGAGGCTCTGGCTCATCTGGTGCCCACCGCTGACGGAATCAAACACTACTTCAGGGAGCTGTTTCCGTTCTGGGGCTGGATATTTCACTACAATTTGACATGGTTACTCGGAGATCTCATTGCTG GCATCACTGtcgggtttgttgttgtccctcAGGGTATGGCCTACGCTGGTTTGGCCAATCTGCCCCCCGAGTTCGGATTGTACACCAGCTTCGTGGGATTTTTCCTCTACTGGGCCTTTGCCACCTCAAAGGATATCACAATCGGC ACCGTTGCAGTGATGTCCACTATTGTTGGAAACATCATACTCGACATCCGAGCAACGCAGCCTGAACTCGAGGCTGAGGTCATTGCACGAGCTCTGGCTTTGATTTCAGGCGTGATTCTGCTGTTTATTGGACTTACCAGACTTGGTTTCATCGTCGAATTCATTCCGCTCACAGCTATCGGCGCCTTCATGACTGGTTCTGCCATCAGTATCGCCGCTGGACAGGTGCCGACAATGATGGGAATTTCGACTGTCAAGACTCGCGAGGAGACATACAAAGTCAttatcaacaccctcaaacACCTGGGCGATACCAGGCTTGATGCTGCAATGGGGTTGTCGGCCTTGTTCGGTCTTTACTTTATCCGCTGGTTTTGCGGCTTCATGGGCCAACGCAGCCCCACCAGATCCAAGATGTGGTTCTTCATATCCACCCTCCGCATGGCTTTCATCGTCATCTTGTACATTCTCGTGAGCTGGTTGGTCAACAGAGGCGTGTCGGATGCGAAGAATGCCAAGTTCAAGATTCTCGGCAATGTCCCAAGTG GTTTCCAACATGTTGGTGCTCCTGAAATCAACACTGAGATCTTGTCCGCCATCGCACCTCATCTTCCGGTCACTGTTATCGTCCTGCTGATCGAGCACATCGCGATTTCAAAGTCTTTTGGGCGTGTCAACAATTACATGATCAACCCTTCGCAGGAGCTGGTGGCTATAGGTTTCAGCAATGTCTTTGGGCCATTCCTCGGAGGCTATCCGGCCACCGGTTCGTTTTCGCGTACAGCCATCAAGGCAAAGGCTGGCGTCAGAACCCCCCTCGCCGGCATCTTCACAGCCGTCATTGTGCTACTCGCACTCTACGCGCTCACATCGGTTTTCTTCTACATTCCTTCGGCATCTTTGGCAGCAATCATCATCCACGCTGTCGGTGATCTTATCACACCTCCGCGGGAGGTGTACAAGTACTGGCAGACATCGCCTCTCGAAGTTGTTatcttcttcgccggcgTGTTTGTTtccatcttcacctccatTGAAAATGGTATCTATGTCACAATCGCTGCGTCTGGGGCTGTTTTGCTTTGGAGGATTGCGAAAAGCCCAGGTAGCTTTCTGGGCCGTGTTCAGCTGCAGCACGCCAGTCGGGACAGTATCctcaagaaggagaatgTCGACCAATCTGCCCTGGATGGCGAGAAGCATTCGGCGTACCTTGATCTCGGCCGCCGTGACCAATCCAACCCGCAGGTCCCCATCACATCACCGTACCCCGGCGTCTTCATCTACCGATTCAACGAAGGTCTGAACTACGTCAACTGCGCACGACACTTGGACAAGATGACGGTGTATATCTACAAGCACACTCGAAGGACGCAGCTCAACAAATACGACAAAATCGGCGATCGCCCCTGGAATGATCCAGGCCCGCGTCGCGGTCAGGTTGTGGACACTGAGGAGATTGcttccaagcccaagctcaaggccaTCATCCTTGATTTCAGCGCTGTAAACGCCATTGATGTGACTGCCGCCCAGGCTCTTGTCGATCTCAGGACTCAGTTCAACAAGTACACAGATCCCGAGGCTGTGGAGTGGTATTTTGCGGGTGTGACAAACCGGTGGACCAAGCGGGCGCTTGTCGCAGCTGGGTTCGGAGTTGACAGAGGCCATGGCGTTGAAAGGGCAGGGGGGCCCCGGGAGGATGTTGTGGCTGTTGCCGGGGTTGATCCGGATGTCACTgttgggaggaaggagaaggaaagaggGTCAGGGGATGTGGACTTGGAGGCTGGTCACGCTGGCTCTGGTGAGAAGCGTGATGAGATTGCACCCGTCTCTTCTGGCGAGTCGAGACCAAGTGGGAAAAGATTGGCGCCGATCTATGGTGTCAATAGGCCATATTTCCACATTGATGTTGAGACTGCGGTTGCAAGCGTGGTGAGAAATctggagagaagaagggacaCGGAAGATTCCAGCTTGGAGGTTTTCTAG
- a CDS encoding uncharacterized protein (EggNog:ENOG503PQSP; COG:K), producing MHPSLAVYRPDSGPDSSFPERHLDDPRDSPSEWPGQQDIAHFPPINLDFAEAGLSKIENFESNSTSLWPQGWMNQQRSLLHRQQISIPAGSFELPILHPSFRQTTSPVQAEWDLFRASSEQSPGHFQWNAPPQRSTTEEDSDSNQSQHDSVEEFCPPLSTWNATHKARRRSAHRITKPTRLPVVPVVPQTILSDRQPNESSPDLFDFTSTNIFCAQPSHDPMVLNHGNGATNFALPQGEEFTAEKVHSKRIAHKLSEKTRRNRLTLAIREIQKLLPSESDRDDMLLPDNELLIRPGVPSSKLDVVEMAIGFIRKLKEENVGMAKKLRELEQKSAQKCRCQKEEHGQEKTPPVEEPEDQAKE from the exons ATGCATCCCAGCCTTGCGGTCTATCGCCCTGATTCAGGGCCTGACAGCTCGTTTCCAGAGAGGCACTTGGACGACCCGAGGGACTCCCCTTCAGAATGGCCTGGCCAGCAGGATATCGCACATTTTCCTCCCATCAATCTTGACTTTGCAGAAGCTGGTCTGTCGAAGATAGAGAATTTCGAGTCAAATAGCACATCTCTGTGGCCACAAGGATGGATGAACCAACAACGCTCGTTGCTTCATCGTCAGCAA ATTTCTATTCCCGCCGGGTCGTTCGAGTTACCCATATTACATCCTTCCTTTCGGCAGACAACTTCCCCTGTCCAAGCCGAATGGGACCTATTTCGTGCGTCTTCAGAACAGTCCCCGGGGCATTTTCAATGGAACGCCCCCCCACAACGGTCAACCACCGAGGAAGACTCCGATTCCAATCAAAGTCAGCACGACAGTGTTGAAGAATTCTGCCCGCCTCTGTCAACATGGAACGCCACACACAAAGCCAGGCGACGAAGTGCACATCGTATCACCAAACCCACTAGATTGCCTGTCGTGCCAGTCGTTCCTCAAACCATCTTGTCGGACAGACAACCCAACGAATCAAGCCCAGATCTGTTCGATTTCACGAGCACCAATATTTTCTGTGCTCAGCCGAGTCATGATCCTATGGTTTTGAACCATGGAAATGGTGCCACAAACTTCGCCTTACCTCAAGGCGAGGAGTTCACTGCGGAGAAGGTCCATTCAAAGCGCATCGCACACAAACTATCCGAGAAGACACGGCGGAATCGGTTGACACTTGCAATACGAGAGATTCAGAAGCTCCTACCTTCGGAAAGTGATCGGGACGACATGCTACTACCAGACAATGAGCTGCTTATCCGGCCAGGCGTCCCGAGCAGCAAGCTAGATGTGGTCGAGATGGCTATTGGTTTTATCAGAAAGCTCAAGGAAGAGAATGTCGGCATGGCAAAGAAGCTGCGGGAACTTGAACAGAAGTCAGCACAAAAGTGTCGATGTCAGAAGGAGGAACATGGCCAGGAAAAGACCccgccggtggaggagccagAAGATCAAGCGAAAGAGTAG